A genomic region of Arachis hypogaea cultivar Tifrunner chromosome 5, arahy.Tifrunner.gnm2.J5K5, whole genome shotgun sequence contains the following coding sequences:
- the LOC112803341 gene encoding uncharacterized protein has product MRDPGKRPQIWNYPINQQDEIRRAYIKFGPYQFIMDEYPLSGLESHPRRFKAHWFKSFSWLEYSPEVDAAFCLPCYLFSRKSSPFTSGGFRNWKKVNNGKDCAFLSHVGKSLNSPHNIAVKSCKDLLNQLCHIDKVLAKQSSQQVLSNRLRLKASIDTVKWLTFQACAFRGHDESHESQNRGNFLEMLKLLASYNKEVDAVVLDNAPQNAIYTSPSIQKEILHVFARKVQNEIRNEIGNAKFCLIVDEARDESRREQMAPVVRFVDKHGFVKERLIDVVHVKDTTSATLKQEICSALSHHNLNIQNVRGQGYDGASNMRGEWKGLQALIIQECPYAYYVHCFAHQLQLALVAAAKEVVDVHAFFQSLSNIINVVCSSCKRNDELRSAYATEISHLVATKQIETGRGANQIGTLKRSGDTRWSSHFNSICSLLRMFGATTSVLEDLATNGSTYSQRGDATYALKSLLSFDFVFILHMMKEIMGITDKLCQALQQKSQDILNAMHLVSSTKSLIQQLRDSSWGALLEKVSSFCNDHAIQIPDIGASFSDIIRSRRKKDVVTVEHHYRVDIFTSVIDFQLKELNSRFSEQATELLILSTSLDPKDAFKLFSLVGDGGHRVRPAGDE; this is encoded by the exons ATGCGTGATCCCGGAAAGCGTCCGCAAATTTGGAATTATCCTATCAATCAACAAGATGAAATCCGTAGAGCATACATAAAGTTTGGACCATATCAATTTATTATGGATGAGTACCCTCTTTCTGGTCTAGAAAGTCATCCTCGTCGTTTCAAAGCTCATTGGTTTAAGAGTTTTTCTTGGCTAGAATATTCGCCAGAAGTGGATGCTGCATTTTGTCTTCCATGCTATTTATTTTCTAGAAAATCAAGTCCATTCACATCAGGAGGATTTCGCAATtggaaaaaagtgaataatggaaaggATTGTGCATTTTTATCTCATGTGGGTAAATCTCTTAATTCTCCTCATAATATTGCTGTTAAGTCTTGTAAAGATTTGCTTAATCAATTATGTCACATTGACAAAGTATTGGCTAAGCAAAGCTCACAACAAGTTTTAAGCAATAGATTGCGTCTTAAAGCCTCTATTGATACTGTCAAATGGTTAACGTTTCAAGCTTGTGCTTTTAGGGGACATGACGAGAGTCATGAGTCTCAGAATCGAGGAAATTTTCttgaaatgttaaaattattagctTCTTACAATAAAGAAGTGGATGCAGTTGTTTTGGATAATGCTCCTCAAAATGCAATATACACATCACCTTCTATTCAAAAGGAAATTCTACATGTTTTTGCTAGAAAAGTGCAAAATGAAATTCGCAATGAGATTGGTAATGCAAAAttttgtttgattgttgatgaaGCTAGAGATGAATCTAGAAGAGAACAAATGGCACCTGTTGTTAGATTTGTTGATAAGCATGGATTTGTCAAAGAAAGGCTAATAGATGTTGTTCATGTCAAAGATACTACTTCTGCTACTCTAAAACAAGAGATTTGTTCTGCATTATCTCATCACAATCTCAACATTCAAAATGTTCGAGGTCAAGGGTATGACGGAGCTAGTAATATGCGTGGAGAGTGGAAAGGGTTACAAGCTTTAATTATTCAAGAATGTCCTTATGCATATTATGTTCATTGCTTTGCTCATCAATTACAGCTAGCTCTTGTTGCTGCGGCTAAAGAAGTTGTTGATGTTCATGCTTTTTTCCAAAGTTTGAGTAATATTATCAATGTTGTGTGCTCTTCTTGCAAACGCAATGATGAATTACGATCTGCTTATGCAACTGAAATTTCCCATTTAGTTGCAACTAAGCAAATTGaaacaggaagaggagcaaaTCAAATTGGCACATTAAAAAGATCAGGAGATACCAGGTGGAGCTCTCACTTCAACTCAATTTGTAGCCTTTTACGTATGTTTGGAGCAACAACTTCAGTTCTGGAAGATTTGGCTACTAATGGATCTACATATTCTCAACGTGGTGATGCTACTTATGCTCTTAAatctttattatcatttgattttgttttcattttgcatATGATGAAAGAAATCATGGGAATCACTGATAAACTTTGTCAAGCATTGCAACAAAAATCTCAAGACATTTTGAATGCTATGCATCTGGTTTCTAGTACAAAGTCATTGATTCAACAGTTAAGAGATAGTAGTTGGGGAGCACTTTTGGAGAAAGTTAGTTCTTTCTGCAATGATCATGCTATTCAGATACCTGATATAGGTGCTTCTTTTAGTGACATAATTCGGTCTCGTCGTAAAAAGGATGTTGTCACTGTTGAACACCACTATCGTGTTGACATTTTTACTAGCGTGATAGATTTTCAATTGAAAGAGCTAAATAGTAGATTTAGTGAGCAAGCAACCGAGCTCCTCATACTGAGTACATCTCTAGATCCTAAAGATGCTTTCAAGTTATTCAGT TTGGTAGGTGACGGTGGTCATCGTGTAAGGCCAGCAGGTGATGAATGA